A section of the Pochonia chlamydosporia 170 chromosome 2, whole genome shotgun sequence genome encodes:
- a CDS encoding D-lactate dehydrogenase 2, mitochondrial precursor (similar to Aspergillus terreus NIH2624 XP_001217802.1), whose protein sequence is MATRAKLLRGVTNGNCSRVSNLMAPAANRNLPKAATRLSSAVCRSSAVSQSCSVGTSAPRTSRSFSSTSASLTAKLTTESYPSLTRDTRFAKLTPEHVAFFKELLGQDSAVIDGVNADAAADIEPFNEDWMHKYKGQCRLVLKPGSTEDVSKILRYCNENMLAVVPQGGNTGLVGGSIPVFDEIVISMGRMNTIHSFDEMSGSLVLDAGCILEVADQHVAERGYIFPLDLGAKGSCHVGGNVSTNAGGLRLLRYGSLHGSVLGMEAVLPDGTIMNDMCTLRKNNTGYDLKQLFIGAEGTLGIITKLVVQCAQRSPAVNVALFGIESYEKAQKAFREAKLQLSEILSAFELMDGTSQRLVHKVRGGTKPLENDYPFYCLIETSGSNSEHDYEKLEKFLEDVMSNEVIADGVVAQDATQIKTLWSWREGITECIGHWGGTYKYDVSIPLSDMYLIVNDVKARLSDAGLLGETDDHPVVDVLGYGHMGDSNLHLNIAVRRYDKEVEKVLEPYVYEWIEKRQGSISAEHGLGLAKKNYIGYSRNDTMIGLMKQIKALYDPKGIMNPYKYI, encoded by the exons ATGGCAACACGCGCAAAGCTCCTCCGGGGCGTCACCAATGGGAACTGTAGCCGCGTTTCTAATCTCATGGCCCCAGCGGCTAACCGCAACCTTCCCAAGGCGGCGACTCGTCTTTCTTCGGCCGTGTGCCGCTCATCAGCCGTATCACAAAGCTGCTCCGTGGGGACGTCGGCTCCGAGGACATCGAGATCATTTTCCAGCACATCAGCTAGTCTTACCGCGAAGCTTACGACGGAATCATATCCTAGTTTGACGAGAGACACCAGATTTGCCAAGTTGACACCTGAGCATGTGGCCTTCTTCAAGGAGCTTCTCGGCCAGGACTCTGCTGTCATTGATGGTGTTAATGccgatgctgctgctgatatTGAGCCCTTTAATGAAGATTGGATGCACAAATACAAGGGCCAATGTCgtctggtgttgaagcctggATCAACGGAAGATGTCAGCAAGATTCTGCGGTATTGCAATGAGAATATGCTAGCCGTGGTGCCGCAGGGAGGTAATACAGGGTTGGTGGGTGGTTCGATCCCGGTGTTTGACGAGATTGTCATCAGCATGGGAAGAATGAATACGATTCATTCATTCGATGAGATGAGCGGCTCACTCGTGTTGGATGCCGGCTGCATCTTGGAGGTGGCAGATCAGCATGTTGCTGAAAGGGGCTACATCTTTCCCCTGGATCTGGGGGCCAAGGGTTCTTGTCATGTTGGTGGTAATGTGTCGACAAATGCCGGTGGCCTGCGGCTGTTGCGGTACGGCAGTCTTCACGGAAGTGTTCTGGGTATGGAGGCTGTCTTGCCGGACGGCACCATCATGAACGACATGTGCACCTTGCGCAAGAACAACACGGGCTACGACCTGAAGCAGCTCTTCATTGGTGCTGAAGGCACTCTCGGAATAATCACTAAGCTGGTCGTGCAGTGTGCCCAGCGCTCGCCCGCCGTCAACGTTGCTCTGTTTGGTATCGAATCATATGAGAAGGCCCAAAAGGCGTTCCGCGAAGCCAAGCTCCAACTGTCGGAGATCCTCTCAGCCTTTGAGCTCATGGATGGAACCAGCCAACGTCTTGTGCACAAAGTCCGCGGTGGGACGAAGCCCTTGGAAAACGACTATCCCTTTTATTGCCTGATCGAGACCAGTGGCTCCAACAGTGAACACGACTACGAAAAGTTGGAAAAGTTCCTGGAAGATGTCATGTCAAACGAAGTCATTGCCGATGGAGTGGTTGCCCAGGATGCCACGCAGATCAAGACTCTGTGGAGCTGGCGGGAGGGCATCACAGAATGCATCGGCCATTGGGGTGGAACGTACAAGTATGACGTCTCGATTCCGCTTTCAGACATGTACTTGATTGTGAATGATGTCAAGGCCAGGCTGTCCGATGCTGGACTCCTTGGCGAAACGGATGACCATCCCGTTGTGGATGTTCTTGGCTATGGCCACATGGGCGACTCGAACCTCCATCTCAACATTGCCGTCAGACGGTACGACAAGGAGGTGGAAAAGGTTTTGGAGCCCTACGTTTACGAATGGATCGAAAAACGACAGGGAAGCATCAGCGCGGAGCATGGTCTGGGcctggcaaagaagaactATATTGGGTACAGCCGCAATGACACCATGATTGGTCTGATGAAGCAGATCAAGGCATTGTATGATCCG AAGGGCATCATGAACCCATACAAGTACATCTAG
- a CDS encoding bZIP transcription factor domain-containing protein, whose translation MTDANDKDLHLRRERGRKAQAAFRKRKAQQTQQLAEENYQLVQGINHIIGTIHGDERPELLAAISNVSDFAQLTSTPTPQPPTDTKYHNRNSLPSASFISATPDRLTNIWLNPLQYSRISLPPTDIIAYLGTKSKTLAGSLFWSMLEHSQTTCTRDHASPAVLIRRGLSHSKSISEIDTSFIQAMISARVEYKHKGSISPKYAPAAEADLPIVVHKRVELDYREMGKDPDSWLSCLGIQERLRRVAGESALRVAEAAALGEGEDGLVGVMDRAKCRLYDTAVCFGDGPRWDAGVVDGILVEVLGGLVRYVFGNHL comes from the exons ATGACGGACGCAAATGACAAAGACCTCCAT CTTCGACGAGAGCGCGGccgcaaagcccaagccgCTTTCCGGAAGCGAAAAGCCCAGCAAACACAGCAATTAGCAGAGGAAAACTACCAGCTCGTACAAGGGATCAATCACATCATCGGGACTATTCACGGCGATGAACGGCCTGAGTTGCTAGCCGCCATCAGCAACGTATCAGATTTCGCACAGCTAACATCAACGCCTACACCACAACCGCCTACAGATACAAAATATCACAACAGAAACTCACTTCCTTCTGCATCCTTTATAtccgcaacaccagaccGCCTCACCAATATATGGCTCAACCCCCTCCAATACAGCAGAATATCCCTTCCCCCCACCGACATAATCGCCTACCTGGGCACCAAGTCAAAAACCTTAGCCGGCAGCCTCTTCTGGTCGATGCTGGAACACAGCCAAACAACCTGCACGCGAGACCATGCCTCCCCGGCAGTCCTCATCCGACGAGGACTATCGCACTCAAAGTCCATAAGCGAGATAGACACCTCGTTTATACAGGCCATGATCAGCGCAAGAGTAGAGTATAAGCACAAGGGGTCAATCTCACCGAAATATGCGCCAGCCGCGGAAGCCGATCTCCCAATTGTGGTGCATAAGCGTGTAGAGCTTGACTATCGGGAGATGGGCAAGGATCCCGACTCGTGGTTGTCATGTTTAGGGATACAAGAGCGCTTGAGACGGGTAGCGGGGGAATCGGCTTTGAGAGTCGCTGAGGCTGCTGCGTTGGGTGAAGGGGAAGACGGCTTGGTTGGCGTGATGGATCGTGCCAAGTGTAGGCTTTATGATACGGCTGTTTGTTTTGGGGATGGGCCGAGGTGGGATGCTGGAGTTGTGGATGGGATATTGGTTGAGGTGTTGGGGGGTTTGGTGAGGTATGTCTTTGGAAACCATTTGTAG
- a CDS encoding cysteine synthase (similar to Aspergillus terreus NIH2624 XP_001217795.1): MSSRAYKFALPQSVFTPFAYVQSQSLNSPPKRAQPCNLTGETMFRRSAVRLAVAAAKAAEPSAHTLAVSKAQGISKGMTGAIGNTPLIRLNKLSEETGCEVLGKAEFMNPGGSVKDRAALYVVKDAEERGLLRPGGTVVEGTAGNTGIGLAHVCRSRGYKLVIYMPNTQSQGKIDLLRLLGAEVYPVPAVAFDNPQNYNHQAKRHAESLENAVWTNQFDNTANRRAHIETTGPEIWAQTAGEVDAFTCSTGTAGTLAGITRYLKDVSGGRVKSYLADPPGSVLHSYISSGGKLIERTGSSITEGIGQGRITDNLKPDIDLLDGSLHISDEKSIEMVYRCLDEEGIYLGASSALNVVAAKEVAEKLGKGHKVVTMLCDGAYRYADRLFSKKWLAEKKLLGAIPKHLEKYIVLP, translated from the exons ATGTCGTCCAGAGCTTATAAATTCGCCCTCCCCCAGTCTGTCTTCACGCCCTTTGCCTACGTGCAGTCGCAATCGCTCAATTCACCACCTAAACGGGCACAACCTTGCAATCTCACTGGGGAGACAATGTTTCGACGCAGCGCTGTTCGGCTAGCCGTTGCGGCAGCCAAAGCCGCAGAGCCGAGTGCTCACACGCTCGCCGTCTCCAAGGCTCAGGGCATATCCAAGGGCATGACCGGCG CCATTGGCAACACCCCTCTCATCCGCCTCAACAAACTCTCCGAAGAAACCGGCTGTGAAGTCCTAGGCAAAGCCGAGTTCATGAACCCAGGTGGCTCCGTAAAAGACCGCGCAGCCCTATACGTCGTCAAGGACGCCGAGGAGCGTGGCCTCCTACGCCCAGGCGGCACCGTTGTCGAAGGAACCGCGGGAAATACAGGCATCGGGCTCGCACACGTGTGCCGATCCCGCGGTTACAAACTCGTCATTTACATGCCCAATACGCAGTCGCAGGGCAAAATcgacctcctccgcctcctcggCGCAGAGGTGTATCCCGTCCCAGCAGTGGCGTTTGACAACCCCCAAAACTACAACCACCAGGCGAAGCGGCACGCCGAGTCGCTCGAGAACGCGGTGTGGACGAATCAGTTTGATAACACGGCGAATCGAAGAGCGCATATTGAGACGACGGGTCCGGAAATCTGGGCGCAGACGGCTGGGGAGGTGGATGCGTTTACGTGCTCAACCGGTACGGCGGGTACACTGGCGGGCATTACGAGGTATTTGAAGGATGTGTCGGGAGGCAGGGTGAAGAGCTACTTGGCTGATCCGCCGGGGAGTGTGTTGCATTCGTACATCAGCTCGGGGGGCAAGTTGATTGAGCGCACGGGATCGAGCATTACGGAGGGTATTGGACAGGGCCGGATTACGGATAACTTGAAGCCGGATATTGATTTGCTGGATGGGTCTTTGCACATTTCGGATGAGAAGAGCATTGAAATGGTGTATAGGTgcttggatgaggagggcaTTTATCTGGGTGCGAGCTCGGCGTTGAATGTGGTGGCGGCAAAGGAGGTTGCTGAGAAGCTTGGAAAGGGCCACAAGGTTGTGACAATGTTGTGTGATGGTGCGTATCGGTACGCGGATCGTCTGTTCTCCAAGAAGTGGCTGGCGGAGAAGAAACTTTTGGGTGCTATTCCTAAGCATTTGGAGAAGTACATCGTCTTGCCTTAG
- a CDS encoding alpha-actinin, sarcomeric (f-actin cross linking protein) (similar to Neosartorya fischeri NRRL 181 XP_001259854.1): MAASDLGVLGDDAACQRLERSPSPPPGNLEYASQGSQFCLHSCSHLDGGINILDNDHLLQLHSRQVSHPASPSRSSRSSTLSTVSTNVTVPDCDCANTTASTTDKGTRRHSRTNSSLPAKRSRRDREQLHAARLQRSKRNGPPLGSKDTNIKHSKAGWNRRKSGNSGTADALAAFEPANEHNLSKMSTLEQQRWINVQQKTFTKWLNTKLVSRDLEVQDLVKDFSDGVMLIHLLESLSNESLGRYASKPKLRVQKFENANLALDFIKCRGIQMTNIGAEDIVDGNRKIVLGLIWTLILRFTISDINEEGMSAKEGLLLWCQRKTACYDEVEVRDFSGSWNDGLAFCALLDIHRPDLIDFDSLDKSDHRGNMQLAFDIAHEEIGIPRLLDVEDVCDVPKPDERSLMTYIAYWFHAFSQMEKVENAGRRVEKFVNNMQGAWEMQSAYEKRMRELLAALRAQVKDWQSAQFEGTYADAKAQAKDFAGYKRGQKRDWVAEKSDLATLLGNIKTKLGTYRLRPYDPPAELSLDALERDWGTLAKTEMTRAQLINETIRDIKNALRKSFADKANDFAMALNTMQLAISGLDGDVEDQWHHVKKLSDNLPPMDRYLETIEAVDAKCHEANIEENDFTTYTYDELAYELGLVKSSVQKKLAFLENQMVARNMTNLTPIQLEEFESVFRHFDRDDSNSLHEIEFGAALASLGLVFSEEEMHDYFLETSGGREQVTFEQFIRFMVDVTEDQNTAEQVFQSFREVADGKPYVTEMDLRHSLVPDEVIDKLVEMMPAHKGPDMSQDRGQPQYDYISFMEKMIDIEGDQGDVPSGVLQDRTNVGDVSPRKGSKANGLHG; the protein is encoded by the exons ATGGCAGCGTCCGATTTGGGCGTATTgggcgatgatgccgcctGCCAGCGTCTTGAGCGGAGCCCATCACCGCCGCCCGGCAACCTGGAATATGCCAGCCAGGGCAGCCAATTTTGTTTACACAGCTGCAGCCACTTGGACGGGGGCATCAATATTCTTGACAACGACCATCTACTACAACTGCACTCCCGCCAAGTATCGCACCCAGCATCGCCATCTAGATCTTCCCGATCCTCAACATTATCGACTGTATCCACGAACGTAACTGTCCCTGATTGCGATTGcgcaaacaccaccgccagtACCACCGATAAAGGCACTCGTCGTCACTCTCGAACCAATTCGTCTCTCCCCGCCAAGCGGAGCAGGCGGGACAGGGAGCAGCTGCATGCTGCACGTTTGCAGCGGTCAAAACGCAACGGGCCACCCTTAGGCTCCAAAGATACGAATATAAAGCACTCAAAGGCAGGCTGGAATCGTCGAAAGTCTGGCAATAGCGGAACGGCAGACGCCCTCGCTGCGTTCGAGCCTGCGAATGAACACAATCTGTCCAAGATGTCGACCCTCGAGCAACAAAGGTGGATTAATGTCCAGCAAAAGACTTTTACAAAATG GTTAAACACAAAGCTAGTATCAAGAGATCTTGAAGTCCAGGACCTCGTCAAAGATTTTAGCGATGGT GTCATGCTTATCCATCTCCTGGAATCACTTTCAAACGAGTCACTCGGACGCTATGCCTCGAAACCAAAGTTACGAGTACAGAAATTTGAAAATGCGAATCTTGCTCTTGATTTTATCAAATGCAGAGGCATTCAAATGACAAACATTGGCGCTGAGGATATCGTCGATGGCAATCGTAAGATTGTTCTTGGACTTATCTGGACCCTGATTCTTCGATTCACCATCAGCGACATCAACGAGGAGGGCATGTCGGCCAAGGAGGGCTTGTTATTATGGTGCCAAAGAAAGACTGCCTGCTATGACGAAGTTGAAGTACGAGACTTTAGCGGGAGCTGGAACGACGGCCTCGCCTTCTGCGCACTTCTTGATATCCatcgaccagacttgatcgACTTTGACTCACTGGATAAGTCTGACCACCGCGGAAATATGCAACTCGCCTTTGATATTGCCCACGAGGAGATTGGTATCCCGCGGCTGTTGGACGTCGAGGATGTGTGTGACGTGCCGAAACCCGATGAACGAAGTTTGATGACGTATATTGCGTACTGGTTCCACGCATTTTCACAAATGGAGAAAGTCGAGAATGCGGGCAGACGAGTCGAAAAGTTTGTGAACAACATGCAAGGGGCGTGGGAAATGCAGAGCGCGTACGAAAAGCGAATGAGGGAGCTCCTTGCGGCTCTGCGTGCACAAGTCAAGGACTGGCAATCAGCCCAATTTGAGGGAACGTATGCGGACGcaaaagcccaagccaaggACTTTGCTGGATACAAACGGGGTCAAAAGAGAGACTGGGTCGCTGAAAAGAGTGATCTCGCGACGCTTCTCGGAAACATCAAGACAAAGCTTGGAACCTATCGACTACGACCGTACGACCCGCCTGCGGAATTAAGTTTGGATGCGCTGGAACGAGATTGGGGTACGTTGGCAAAGACGGAAATGACACGAGCGCAGTTAATCAACGAGACCATTCGCGA CATCAAAAACGCTCTACGAAAGTCGTTTGCTGATAAAGCTAATGACTTTGCAATGGCTCTCAATACGATGCAATTGGCCATTTCAGGCCTGGATGGAGATGTCGAGGATCAATGGCACCATGTCAAGAAGCTAAGCGACAACTTGCCTCCGATGGACCGTTATTTGGAGACAATAGAGGCCGTCGATGCCAAATGCCACGaagccaacattgaggaAAACGACTTTACAACATACACTTATGATGAATTAGCATACGAGCTGGGACTTGTCAAATCATCGGTACAAAAGAAATTGGCATTTCTAGAGAACCAGATGGTAGCCCGAAATATGACAAACCTCACCCCTATTCAACTGGAGGAGTTTGAAAGTGTCTTTCGTCATTTTGACCGAGACGACTCAAACTCCCTGCACGAGATTGAGTTTGGCGCCGCCCTTGCCTCGCTCGGCTTGGTATTCTCTGAGGAGGAGATGCATGACTATTTCCTGGAGACATCGGGCGGACGCGAACAAGTTACCTTTGAACAGTTTATTCGATTCATGGTAGATGTTACAGAGGACCAAAACACGGCGGAACAGGTATTCCAGTCGTTCCGCGAAGTTGCCGATGGCAAACCATATGTTACAGAAATGGACCTGCGGCACAGTCTGGTTCCCGACGAGGTCATTGATAAACTTGTCGAGATGATGCCTGCTCATAAAGGTCCAGACATGTCACAAGACCGTGGACAACCGCAGTATGACTACATATCATtcatggagaagatgatCGACATAGAAGGAGACCAAGGCGACGTGCCGAGCGGAGTTCTGCAGGACCGGACCAATGTCGGCGACGTCAGTCCGCGGAAGGGATCAAAGGCAAACGGCTTACATGGGTAA
- a CDS encoding pyridine nucleotide-disulfide oxidoreductase (similar to Cordyceps militaris CM01 XP_006666726.1), translating to MDGLTRLQCRSLMKLSRHVPRAATYTRHASTVTTTNSPNNNKERVVVLGSGWAGYAAARTLSPSKTTRVLISPRSHFAFTPLLASTSVGTLEFRAAIEPVRRLGLDEFHQAWASSIDFKNKTIRVEANERGDVSAATNRPQIKGEEFDVKYDKLVIAVGCYSQTFGIEGVKEHAHFLRDVGDARAIRLQVLQAFETADLPTTSDEERKKLLHFAIVGGGPTGIEFAAELHDLIKDDLSRMYPKLKKHCAITVYDIAPKVLPMFDSKLAAYATETFKRQGIRVKTEHHLTRIRREGRHLMLQIKEEPEEIGAGIVVWSTGLMQNPLVKTLVESEIEGIGKIAKDPRTGGIVTNSNLQVQLQGPAEDAETTTLKDVYAVGDCISVQGANYPATAQVASQQAVYLGKQLNRGDDEPSKPFKFKNWGVMTYLGSWRAIHQSDADNLKGWAAWVLWRTAYLTRSMSVRNKIMIPVYWAITWIFGRDISRF from the exons ATGGATGGCCTCACTCGCCTGCAATGTCGTTCACTGATGAAGCTCTCCCGCCATGTTCCTCGAGCTGCGACTTACACACGACATGCATCCACCGTCACTACCACCAATT ctcccAATAACAACAAAGAAAGAGTCGTAGTCCTCGGCTCCGGCTGGGCAGGCTACGCCGCTGCCCGTACCCTCTCCCCttccaaaaccaccagagTCCTCATCTCCCCTCGCTCCCACTTCGCATTCACACCTCTCCTCGCATCCACATCCGTAGGAACCCTCGAGTTCCGCGCAGCCATCGAGCCAGTTCGCCGTCTCGGCCTCGACGAGTTCCACCAAGCGTGGGCATCAAGCATCGActtcaagaacaagacgATTCGGGTCGAGGCCAATGAGCGCGGAGACGTCagcgccgccaccaacaggCCGCAGATCAAGGGGGAGGAGTTCGACGTCAAGTACGACAAGCTCGTCATTGCGGTAGGATGCTACAGTCAGACCTTTGGCATCGAGGGCGTCAAGGAGCACGCTCATTTCCTGCGGGATGTGGGTGACGCGCGGGCTATTCGGCTGCAGGTCCTGCAGGCGTTTGAAACGGCTGATTTACCGACGACAAGTGACGAAGAGAGGAAAAAATTGCTGCATTTTGCTATCGTGGGCGGTGGTCCTACGGGGATAGAGTTTGCCGCTGAGCTGCACGACTTGATCAAGGATGACTTGTCGCGCATGTATCCCAAACTGAAGAAGCATTGCGCCATCACCGTCTACGACATTGCGCCCAAGGTGCTACCCATGTTTGACAGCAAGCTCGCCGCATATGCCACCGAGACGTTTAAACGGCAGGGCATACGAGTCAAAACGGAGCATCATCTCACTCGCATTCGTCGTGAGGGCCGCCACCTCATGCTCCAGATAAAGGAGGAGCCTGAAGAAATTGGCGCTGGCATCGTAGTCTGGAGCACTGGACTCATGCAGAACCCCCTCGTCAAGACGCTCGTCGAGTCTGAAATCGAGGGAATCGGCAAGATTGCAAAGGATCCCAGAACAGGGGGCATCGTCACCAATTCCAACTTGCAAGTGCAGCTGCAGGGTCCCGCCGAAGATGCAGAGACGACAACACTGAAGGATGTGTACGCTGTTGGGGACTGTATTTCCGTCCAGGGCGCAAATTACCCTGCCACGGCTCAGGTGGCCAGTCAACAGGCTGTGTACCTGGGCAAACAGCTGAACAGGGGGGACGATGAGCCGAGCAAGCCGTTCAAGTTTAAGAACTGGGGTGTCATGACGTACTTGGGGAGCTGGAGGGCGATTCATCAGAGCGATGCGGATAATCTGAAGGGGTGGGCGGCGTGGGTGCTTTGGCGGACGGCGTATTTGACGAGGAGTATGAGTGTGAGGAATAAGATTATGATTCCGGTGTATTGGGCTATTACTTGGATCTTTGGGCGGGATATTTCTAGATTTTAG
- a CDS encoding C6 zinc finger domain-containing protein (similar to Colletotrichum gloeosporioides Nara gc5 XP_007281038.1), with amino-acid sequence MVGVPGKYKGCETCRRRRVKCSNERPSCKNCSNSGRQCEGYERERVFITGTLASKGRVASHPKKATSGTAAVKKPKSKTEDRKTVNIEQSQNQVSAWDDFVQLSVNGADNLVLLTALQTNLPSVTKQETDGQNEEFMLNLPPYVPANLHYADFDAETSSTCLARLGSSDDGSSSSDGYCVYLYDQNSPAPPADSELWHDTAEQRSTVKSRSPRHYSSFPNHQFFVRVYRPLAASLALLHRRESHLSSPDWLSIPWESQPKSQLDQLLDLALGLPAIFEKVDRLLISPASTSRRIELQDSLSNCLVVDGQFSRWLAGTSMGSAHSRPALWVDNAENMIWEVPFERPFAFRDSQTGLVMIYYWMCQILLHRCIESVHVAIFQPVMDTYPDMWMGLPSMLQIDIGLYQDAHELAANICRGLDAVLSATVQPDMLVAPMTVVGDYYRDIYALSQDGMLEIMWLESFKGRLVAKGQHISNVVQGQRWTEVGNFGGC; translated from the exons ATGGTTGGCGTACCGGGAAAGTACAAAGGGTGCGAGACttgtcgacgacgacgtgTCAAG TGCAGTAACGAAAGGCCGTCTTGCAAGAACTGCTCCAACAGCGGCCGCCAATGCGAAGGGTACGAACGAGAGCGCGTCTTCATTACCGGCACTCTAGCTTCCAAGGGCAGGGTAGCCTCACATCCGAAGAAGGCAACCTCCGGCACGGCAGCGGTCAAGAAACCCAAATCCAAGACGGAGGACCGAAAAACGGTCAATATAGAACAGAGCCAAAATCAAGTTTCGGCATGGGACGACTTTGTCCAACTTTCTGTCAATGGCGCAGAtaacttggtcttgttgacGGCTTTGCAAACAAACCTCCCTAGCGTTACGAAGCAGGAAACTGATGGGCAAAATGAGGAGTTTATGCTAAACTTGCCTCCATATGTGCCTGCGAATCTGCACTATGCTGACTTTGATGCTGAGACGAGTTCGACTTGCCTGGCGAGATTGGGCAGTTCTGATGATGGGAGCTCTTCGAGCGATGGGTACTGTGTCTACCTGTACGAT caaAACTCTCCTGCTCCCCCTGCAGATTCCGAGTTATGGCACGACACAGCTGAGCAGAGGAGCACCGTCAAGAGCCGCAGTCCACGCCACTACTCGTCGTTCCCGAACCATCAGTTTTTCGTACGCGTATATCGTCCCCTGGCC GCCAGCCTTGCCCTTCTCCATCGCCGCGAATCGCATCTCTCCTCGCCCGACTGGCTGTCGATACCTTGGGAATCACAGCCCAAGTCGCAGCTTGACCAGCTGCTAGATTTGGCTCTCGGTCTTCCCGCTATTTTCGAGAAAGTAGACCGATTACTTATTTCTCCCGCTTCGACGAGTCGTCGGATCGAGCTGCAAGACAGTCTAAGCAACTGCCTGGTCGTGGACGGTCAATTCAGCCGTTGGCTTGCTGGAACGTCAATGGGATCAGCACATTCCCGGCCTGCCTTGTGGGTGGACAATGCGGAAAACATGATATGGGAAGTTCCTTTCGAGAGGCCCTTCGCATTTAGAGATTCGCAAACGGGGCTGGTGATGATATATTATTGGATGTGCCAGATTCTTCTCCATCGGTGCATTGAATCTGTGCATGTTGCCATATTTCAGCCTGTGATGGATACGTATCCCGATATGTGGATGGGACTTCCGTCGATGCTACAGATTGACATTGGCTTGTATCAGGACGCTCATGAGCTGGCAGCAAATATCTGCAGGGGCCTGGATGCGGTTCTAAGTGCGACGGTCCAGCCGGATATGCTTGTTGCTCCTATGACAGTCGTGGGTGATTATTATCGGGACATCTATGCTCTTTCGCAAGATGGCATGCTGGAAATCATGTGGCTAGAGTCGTTCAAGGGTCGTCTTGTGGCCAAGGGACAGCACATATCGAATGTTGTGCAGGGGCAGCGGTGGACCGAGGTTGGGAattttggaggatgttga
- a CDS encoding ribosomal protein L19 (similar to Metarhizium robertsii ARSEF 23 XP_007822146.1), protein MNFAPVRRPIGCLKTVFRHARQQRAAQRSLTTASSETPTQSAISARQRAAHEKIGKFAIYPQIESIRSTNPDPMPILRQQQLAQLDPTGARTRLFSKDHADSAKVGDVLMVTSKGGEPFSGAFIQIRRRGADTAILLRGQMMKIGVEMWFKIYSPSVTGIDIIWRRPKRARRARLTYMRKPKHDMGSVDNLVSAWKKERYALRSKSKQFGGKKAKK, encoded by the exons ATGAATTTCGCACCTGTGAGACGGCCAATTGGCTGTCTCAAGACTGTCTTTCGACATGCAAGACAACAACGAGCCGCACAGCGCAGCCTCACAACTGCTAGCAGCGAAACCCCAACACAAAGTGCCATCAGCGCGAGGCAAC GTGCTGCTCACGAAAAGATCGGCAAGTTTGCAATCTATCCACAGATCGAATCTATCCGGTCGACAAACCCTGACCCGATGCCCATCcttcgccaacaacaactgGCTCAGTTAGATCCCACAGGGGCCAGAACTCGTCTATTTTCCAAGGATCACGCGGATAGTGCCAAAGTTGGAGATGTGCTCATGGTCACTTCCAAGGGCGGTGAACCATTTTCGGGGGCATTCATTCAGATCCGTCGTCGAGGCGCCGACACGGCCATCCTACTTCGAGGACAAATGATGAAGATTGGTGTGGAGATGTGGTTCAAAATCTACAGCCCTTCCGTTACAGGTATTGATATTATTTGGAGAAGACCAAAGAGGGCGAGAAGAGCCAGATTGACCTATATGCGCAAGCCTAAACACGATATGGGCAGTGTGGACAACTTGGTGTCCGCgtggaagaaggagagaTATGCTTTGCGATCGAAGTCGAAACAATTTGGCGGCAAGAAGGccaaaaaataa